From the Ruminiclostridium josui JCM 17888 genome, one window contains:
- a CDS encoding S-layer homology domain-containing protein: MKDKKLLINVSRLLVVIMLFSLFAVTPVPATAAEGESTLELNNLIAQAEALKAGNEEFPLQISHTDDGSDVNKAFPWVYANELKDLDNALEYARNELTPVHEAIVTLKGAIASFNENIKADGSDPYFRLDPGPGKVPVKITEPTNVWTSRTPLDSRVPADFAGGTFQMIPYPFSDSEGKADVLQINYVHNGTSTFGGISIQSPLSPAVNVPEGSTIEFDVYYPKSAQGKFMRWRIRNTDSNIDSYLRDYQYNNLNPDWVGSYNGETWLMAHNSVTASAGNSSDFILELHGETGRPAETGMLLVANIKITAPDPQGVALPNVVNNENQSTVAPLKSVYNRENGLFMVGAIGTGAVTQTRANHYEIFVDGNNLKADGTHPHGPNWLKSVTGDALNGATTTPGISEYSFPTNSYKDIRDSGTPGEYKSHGHVLAWYNQAPAWMTQIIPENLPNGYNGSTDFYGLGNGVTTTVKVDKEMAKRVQYNHTMYVMRHFLSTDTKYGSSESRGVIPFNSWDVLNEEVHESRHSENIPKDANSWRTSLKHTNWLVAMSDDLIRGDIKDHYIYLLFKYAHIAAPNAKMAAAYKANYASLPEYMKLDGHDTAGSIDAYIVDNPPKLTYNDYGLATRSKARTVYNMVLELNTAWLSDPLYDGRPLIEDIGIQGHDSIGSTLASDNQYAMALYASLVDRGLLSGISYSELDLKVPTNAPGGGAIAPAVLNVRQSDALGYEYALMYKLFTKFAPYIDHIISWGVSGSGWQGSYVLFDSQSNANAGYYGAINPDRFILGHSYLNDFFKDEYEKLQDGYKIDLGDLGMYTPKSSNANLSSLCLSVGTLQPTFTPATTQYSISLKDATDIKVTATTADNKASIKVNGTAVASGTASETISLTPGTVTNIKVQVTAENGRVKIYTIKVTNSKTPSSPSTGTPSSTPTEPEVPVDQDQKVTMQATVKDGIAYIPTLALEQAKEFLAKDVTIDIPAVQGVNSYSVGLPTAVLTSGTKDDKLTLSTELGKIVISGDMLTGTAESSSKEVTLEIGKSDKSNLPPEVKESLGERPSIKLSQTVDKKETIWSNPNAPVTVSVPYKPTTEELKNPEMIVVWYIDGIGNIITIPSGRYDPTNGVVTFTTTHFGDYAISYVSKTFSDLEKAAWARKAVEVLVSKDILKTEGNVFNPTSDITRADFLYSLIRALGLTTKTNGNFIDVQKDTYYYNEIAIAKALGITSGIGNNKFGSDNKITRQDMMVLSERALNLVKSLNKQGTATDLDKFSDKSKIASYAVNSVATMVKEGLIVGSNNKVNPTVNATKAEAAVFLYKLYNM; encoded by the coding sequence ATGAAAGATAAAAAACTCTTAATCAACGTATCCCGCCTCCTCGTGGTTATCATGCTGTTCTCATTATTCGCAGTTACTCCCGTCCCAGCCACAGCGGCTGAAGGCGAATCAACTCTTGAACTGAACAACCTTATTGCACAAGCTGAAGCTTTAAAAGCCGGCAACGAAGAATTCCCACTTCAGATTAGCCATACTGACGACGGATCCGATGTGAACAAAGCTTTCCCTTGGGTGTATGCCAACGAACTCAAAGATCTTGATAATGCGCTTGAGTACGCACGTAATGAGCTCACTCCCGTCCATGAAGCTATAGTCACTCTTAAAGGCGCAATAGCAAGTTTCAATGAAAATATCAAAGCTGACGGTTCAGACCCCTATTTCCGACTTGACCCAGGCCCTGGTAAAGTACCTGTAAAAATTACCGAGCCCACAAATGTCTGGACCTCAAGAACCCCACTTGACAGCCGTGTCCCCGCCGACTTTGCTGGTGGCACATTCCAAATGATTCCATATCCTTTTTCAGATTCCGAAGGCAAAGCTGATGTACTCCAGATTAATTATGTCCATAACGGAACCAGCACCTTCGGCGGAATTAGCATTCAATCTCCGTTGTCCCCAGCTGTAAATGTTCCCGAAGGCTCCACTATTGAGTTTGATGTGTACTACCCTAAGAGTGCGCAGGGCAAATTCATGCGGTGGAGAATAAGAAATACCGATTCTAACATCGATAGCTATCTCAGGGATTACCAGTACAACAACCTTAACCCCGACTGGGTTGGTAGCTACAATGGTGAAACTTGGCTAATGGCTCACAATAGCGTTACTGCATCAGCAGGAAATTCCTCAGACTTCATTCTAGAACTCCATGGTGAGACCGGTCGTCCCGCAGAAACCGGTATGCTTCTTGTGGCAAACATAAAAATAACTGCACCCGATCCCCAAGGCGTTGCGCTTCCCAACGTAGTCAATAATGAAAATCAAAGTACCGTAGCACCTTTAAAGAGTGTTTACAACAGAGAAAATGGTCTATTTATGGTGGGTGCAATTGGAACCGGAGCAGTAACCCAAACAAGAGCCAATCACTATGAAATCTTTGTCGACGGCAACAATCTCAAGGCCGATGGAACTCATCCGCATGGCCCAAACTGGCTAAAAAGCGTTACTGGTGATGCCCTGAATGGCGCAACTACCACCCCTGGCATAAGTGAATATAGTTTCCCGACCAACTCTTATAAGGACATCAGAGATTCCGGAACTCCAGGAGAGTATAAGTCTCATGGACATGTTTTGGCATGGTACAACCAAGCTCCTGCATGGATGACACAGATTATTCCTGAGAACCTTCCCAATGGATATAACGGCTCAACCGATTTCTACGGATTGGGCAACGGCGTTACAACCACGGTTAAAGTAGACAAAGAAATGGCCAAAAGAGTGCAGTATAACCACACAATGTATGTGATGCGGCACTTCCTAAGTACAGATACGAAATATGGCTCAAGCGAATCCCGCGGAGTAATCCCCTTCAATTCATGGGATGTACTCAACGAAGAGGTTCATGAGAGCCGTCACAGCGAAAACATCCCCAAGGATGCGAATAGCTGGAGAACAAGCCTCAAACACACCAACTGGCTTGTTGCAATGTCTGATGATTTAATTAGAGGCGACATTAAAGATCATTACATTTACTTGCTGTTCAAATACGCACACATCGCGGCCCCCAACGCCAAGATGGCGGCTGCTTACAAAGCCAACTACGCCAGTCTTCCAGAGTACATGAAGCTCGATGGGCACGACACCGCTGGCAGCATTGATGCCTATATCGTTGATAATCCGCCTAAACTGACCTACAACGATTACGGTCTTGCTACTCGCAGCAAAGCAAGGACTGTATACAACATGGTTCTCGAACTGAACACCGCATGGCTCTCCGATCCGTTGTATGACGGAAGACCCCTTATCGAGGACATCGGTATTCAAGGACATGATTCGATTGGAAGTACCCTTGCAAGCGATAATCAATATGCCATGGCCCTCTATGCATCTCTCGTTGACCGGGGCCTTCTTTCCGGTATTTCCTACTCGGAACTTGACCTTAAGGTACCGACCAATGCCCCAGGAGGTGGTGCAATTGCTCCTGCGGTCCTCAATGTCAGACAGTCTGACGCCCTTGGTTATGAGTACGCTCTGATGTATAAACTGTTCACTAAGTTCGCCCCATACATAGATCACATCATCAGCTGGGGTGTATCCGGTTCAGGATGGCAGGGAAGCTATGTGCTCTTTGATAGTCAAAGCAATGCCAATGCCGGTTACTACGGCGCCATAAATCCAGACAGATTCATTCTTGGGCATTCATACCTGAATGATTTCTTTAAAGATGAATACGAGAAACTCCAGGACGGCTATAAAATTGACCTTGGCGACCTTGGAATGTATACACCAAAATCCTCCAATGCAAATCTCAGCAGCTTGTGCCTTAGTGTGGGAACACTACAGCCGACATTCACTCCAGCAACCACCCAATACAGTATTTCCCTGAAGGATGCCACCGACATTAAGGTGACTGCGACAACGGCTGATAACAAGGCATCAATTAAAGTGAACGGCACGGCTGTCGCCAGTGGTACAGCTTCCGAAACAATATCCTTGACACCTGGGACAGTAACGAATATAAAGGTACAGGTAACAGCTGAAAATGGTAGAGTAAAGATTTATACCATAAAAGTAACAAATAGCAAAACTCCGTCTTCTCCCAGCACCGGAACACCATCTTCAACACCGACCGAACCTGAAGTGCCAGTTGATCAGGATCAAAAAGTAACCATGCAGGCGACCGTGAAGGATGGAATTGCATACATTCCGACATTAGCTCTGGAACAAGCAAAGGAATTTCTAGCAAAAGATGTTACCATAGACATACCAGCGGTACAAGGAGTGAATTCTTACTCGGTAGGCCTGCCTACTGCTGTACTGACCAGTGGAACAAAGGATGACAAGCTCACTCTTTCCACCGAATTAGGTAAAATTGTAATATCTGGTGACATGTTAACCGGCACAGCTGAAAGTAGCAGCAAGGAAGTAACACTGGAAATTGGTAAAAGCGACAAGTCCAATCTCCCGCCTGAAGTGAAGGAGTCTCTCGGCGAAAGGCCAAGCATAAAGCTCTCCCAGACGGTAGACAAAAAAGAAACTATCTGGAGCAATCCTAACGCACCAGTAACTGTATCCGTGCCTTACAAGCCGACTACGGAGGAATTGAAAAATCCTGAAATGATTGTTGTTTGGTACATTGACGGAATCGGAAATATTATAACAATACCAAGCGGACGCTATGATCCCACTAACGGTGTGGTAACCTTCACAACTACTCATTTCGGTGACTATGCTATATCTTACGTATCTAAGACATTCTCAGATCTTGAAAAGGCTGCATGGGCTAGGAAAGCAGTCGAAGTACTTGTATCAAAGGATATTCTCAAGACAGAGGGTAATGTATTCAATCCCACATCCGATATCACAAGGGCAGATTTCCTTTACTCACTTATTAGGGCACTTGGATTGACTACGAAGACAAATGGCAATTTCATCGATGTGCAGAAAGATACTTACTATTATAATGAAATCGCAATTGCTAAAGCTCTTGGCATTACCAGCGGCATAGGCAACAACAAATTCGGTAGCGACAACAAGATCACAAGGCAGGACATGATGGTGTTATCAGAAAGAGCCTTGAATCTTGTTAAGAGTCTGAACAAGCAAGGTACCGCTACGGATCTGGATAAATTCTCCGACAAGTCCAAAATTGCTTCTTATGCGGTTAATAGCGTAGCTACCATGGTTAAGGAAGGGTTGATAGTAGGTAGTAATAACAAAGTCAATCCGACTGTAAATGCAACCAAAGCAGAAGCCGCGGTATTTCTCTATAAGCTGTATAATATGTAA
- a CDS encoding alpha/beta hydrolase — MTCGKMSTLIFIIMVFFIISGCGQKSVRTATKESAETIKNTQDNFEGVTKISFSSEALKKEMKINIYLPKGYSNKNKYPVLYLIHGYTGNEDSWFPELQTDKKANELIDKKEIVPLIIVAPQIDNSYGINSQNDENNSLNYFDTGRYEDYLYKELVPFIDKTYSTISSREGRYIGGISMGGWVALHMAFAHTDMFSKVGGHSPAIFLDGSTSPVRSFLHPTEELKNEGDPILVAQNKDLTNLKVYLDCGDQDSYRFYEGCEKLYKILYSKGVDSQYYLNKGKHEGAYWDANIEKYLKFYAGSK, encoded by the coding sequence ATGACATGTGGAAAAATGAGTACACTTATATTTATTATTATGGTTTTCTTCATAATAAGCGGATGTGGTCAAAAAAGCGTCCGTACCGCAACAAAAGAATCAGCAGAAACTATAAAAAACACTCAGGATAATTTTGAAGGAGTCACAAAAATTTCTTTTTCAAGTGAGGCACTAAAAAAAGAAATGAAGATTAATATTTATCTGCCTAAAGGGTATAGCAATAAGAATAAGTACCCGGTACTTTATTTAATACATGGATATACAGGGAATGAGGATTCATGGTTTCCAGAACTTCAAACGGATAAAAAGGCAAATGAGCTAATTGACAAAAAAGAAATTGTGCCATTAATCATTGTTGCACCACAAATTGATAATAGCTATGGAATAAATTCTCAAAATGATGAAAATAATTCACTGAATTATTTTGATACGGGTAGGTATGAAGATTACCTTTATAAGGAATTAGTCCCCTTTATTGATAAAACCTATAGCACCATTTCTTCCAGAGAAGGCCGCTATATTGGCGGAATATCTATGGGTGGTTGGGTGGCATTACATATGGCATTTGCGCATACAGATATGTTTAGCAAAGTGGGTGGACATAGCCCTGCAATTTTTTTAGACGGCAGCACAAGTCCAGTCAGATCCTTTTTGCATCCAACTGAAGAGCTAAAAAATGAGGGAGATCCCATTCTAGTAGCTCAAAATAAAGACCTTACCAACTTGAAGGTATATCTGGATTGTGGTGATCAAGATAGTTATAGATTCTATGAGGGCTGTGAAAAGCTGTACAAGATATTATATTCTAAAGGTGTAGATTCCCAGTATTACCTTAATAAGGGGAAACATGAAGGAGCATATTGGGATGCAAATATTGAAAAATATCTTAAGTTTTATGCTGGCAGCAAATAA
- a CDS encoding sugar-binding protein: protein MRNLKKLIAIVLAICVLATFAIPSFAVGVTNTDAQYLEKLNIIKGDGKGVNADYLAKGTTRIQAAVISLKLRGLETEALNFSSQENFVDANSLAWKAGRNFLAYLKANPQLGWVGISGGNFDPNGPATAQLIYKVLLEALGYETGKDFTYANTIKFAAEKGLTKISTIKGQISNADLVTAIKEALDKPVAGETKTLAQKLGYGSATTEDQETQEPTGNGNQGNQRVKVDANGFDVNGRVVAYYGAPDNIDGVIEDEWKLAEPVKFTKVSSGSTDTTATLKVLWDDNAVYFLAEVKDANLSDASGNVYEKDSVEFFLDQDNKRNGIYEGDDSQFRINFKNERSADHGDLTNLYSAAKVVAGGYVIEGRVALTETPANGKVMGVEGQINDATGSTRIATLNIFDATGTAYQDTSKLGQMLLTGKGINSVSKPNFYDLQSLVISAKEIELKRYSNGDVVDELIKESEAAIADKTSTQAKFDELLNMLQAAIDNLVHNDLSFDEKECRDIPKAYRTSDPESIRGSIVRVDYKTNTYDAEARDLDKYMLVYLPHGYDESDTTKKYDVLYLIHGNAESQHTAFGGVGQNTELMRVVDNLIADGKMKPMIIVTPTWYNTAPYSAERQSEDGLFRIKNFHNELVNDIIPTIEGKYNVYAQSLSEYDLKAARNHRAVGGFSMGSACTWYNYIYAIDYFKYYVPISLWCWQDVDSIKNEGYAFTGTDDEIKAKYLSEIAKRAGYTKDDIRIFCATGTADLAYGGMNSQIAEMKKLTDMFVYSADLRKGNFYYLTLEGGAHNWTCVNRYLYNILPDLFFDNK from the coding sequence ATGAGAAATCTCAAAAAGCTAATTGCGATAGTCTTAGCAATATGCGTACTTGCAACATTTGCGATCCCTTCATTTGCTGTTGGTGTCACAAATACTGATGCACAGTATTTGGAAAAGCTCAATATAATTAAGGGCGATGGGAAGGGGGTAAATGCCGATTACCTTGCAAAAGGAACTACAAGAATTCAAGCGGCAGTAATCTCTCTTAAGTTGCGTGGATTAGAGACTGAGGCACTTAATTTTTCATCTCAAGAGAACTTTGTTGATGCTAATTCATTAGCATGGAAAGCAGGAAGAAATTTTTTGGCATATCTCAAGGCTAATCCTCAGTTGGGATGGGTTGGTATAAGTGGGGGTAATTTTGATCCTAACGGCCCGGCGACTGCTCAACTGATTTACAAAGTATTGCTTGAAGCATTGGGATACGAAACAGGAAAAGACTTTACATATGCAAATACAATTAAGTTTGCAGCTGAAAAGGGTCTTACTAAGATTAGTACTATAAAAGGTCAGATAAGTAATGCCGATTTAGTAACTGCAATTAAGGAAGCTCTTGATAAGCCAGTTGCTGGAGAAACAAAGACTCTTGCTCAGAAGCTTGGCTATGGTAGTGCAACTACTGAGGACCAAGAAACTCAAGAGCCTACAGGTAATGGTAACCAAGGAAATCAAAGAGTTAAAGTTGATGCCAATGGTTTTGATGTCAACGGAAGAGTTGTTGCCTACTATGGTGCACCGGATAATATTGACGGAGTCATTGAAGATGAATGGAAGCTTGCTGAACCAGTAAAATTTACCAAGGTAAGTTCCGGCAGTACTGATACAACAGCAACATTAAAAGTGCTGTGGGATGATAACGCTGTATACTTCCTTGCCGAAGTAAAGGATGCTAACCTATCCGATGCTTCAGGTAATGTTTATGAAAAGGATAGCGTTGAATTTTTCCTAGACCAAGATAATAAGAGAAATGGTATATATGAAGGGGACGATAGTCAGTTTAGAATCAATTTTAAGAATGAAAGATCCGCTGACCATGGTGATTTAACAAATCTATATTCAGCTGCAAAGGTAGTAGCAGGCGGTTATGTAATTGAAGGCCGTGTTGCGTTAACTGAAACTCCGGCCAATGGTAAGGTTATGGGTGTGGAAGGTCAGATAAATGATGCAACAGGAAGTACAAGAATAGCTACTTTGAATATATTTGATGCTACGGGTACTGCTTATCAGGATACAAGCAAACTTGGTCAAATGCTTTTAACTGGTAAAGGTATCAATTCTGTATCAAAGCCAAACTTTTATGATTTGCAATCCTTAGTTATTAGTGCAAAGGAAATTGAACTCAAACGTTATTCTAACGGAGATGTAGTTGACGAACTTATTAAGGAATCAGAAGCTGCCATTGCTGATAAGACTTCAACACAAGCTAAATTTGATGAATTGCTCAATATGTTGCAGGCTGCTATTGATAATTTGGTACATAACGACTTATCATTTGATGAAAAAGAGTGTAGAGATATACCAAAGGCATACAGAACATCAGACCCTGAGAGTATAAGGGGTTCGATCGTAAGAGTTGACTATAAAACAAATACTTATGATGCAGAGGCAAGGGATTTAGACAAGTATATGCTTGTATATCTTCCTCATGGATATGACGAAAGTGATACAACTAAGAAATATGATGTATTATATCTGATTCATGGTAATGCTGAGAGTCAGCACACTGCTTTTGGCGGAGTTGGCCAGAATACCGAACTTATGAGAGTAGTTGATAATTTGATTGCTGATGGCAAGATGAAGCCAATGATTATCGTTACTCCTACTTGGTATAATACAGCTCCATATTCAGCTGAAAGACAGAGTGAAGATGGATTGTTCCGTATTAAAAATTTCCATAATGAATTAGTGAATGATATAATACCTACTATCGAAGGAAAATATAATGTATACGCTCAGTCACTTAGTGAATATGACTTGAAGGCAGCAAGAAATCACAGAGCTGTTGGTGGTTTCTCCATGGGGTCAGCCTGCACTTGGTATAACTATATTTATGCTATAGATTATTTTAAATACTATGTTCCAATTAGTTTATGGTGCTGGCAGGATGTAGACTCAATAAAGAATGAAGGATATGCTTTCACAGGAACAGATGACGAGATTAAAGCTAAATATTTATCTGAAATCGCTAAAAGAGCAGGTTATACAAAAGATGATATACGAATCTTCTGTGCAACAGGTACTGCTGATTTAGCTTATGGCGGAATGAATTCCCAGATTGCTGAAATGAAGAAACTTACTGACATGTTTGTTTATTCCGCAGATCTTAGAAAAGGTAACTTCTATTACTTAACATTGGAGGGCGGAGCACATAACTGGACTTGTGTGAATCGTTATTTATACAATATCTTACCGGATTTGTTCTTTGATAACAAATAA
- a CDS encoding ATP-dependent Clp protease proteolytic subunit, with translation MKDKDLAQGEDSKNPNLLLEKLLKTRSIIISGEINQALAEKVTMQLLSLQEMGNEPIKIFLNSQGGHVEAGDTIHDMIKLVKPKVVIIGTGWVASAGITIYLAAEKENRYSLPNTRYMIHQPLGGVNGAVSDILIEADEVIRIRERINRIISNATGQPFEKVEKDTDRNFWLSAEEAIKYGIVNKIITKYEELENI, from the coding sequence ATGAAAGATAAAGATTTAGCACAAGGTGAAGACTCAAAAAACCCAAACTTGTTACTTGAGAAGCTATTAAAGACTAGATCAATAATTATTTCAGGAGAAATTAACCAAGCTTTAGCCGAAAAAGTAACTATGCAGCTTCTCTCACTTCAAGAAATGGGAAATGAACCAATAAAGATATTTCTTAACAGTCAGGGAGGCCATGTTGAGGCTGGAGATACAATCCATGATATGATTAAGTTAGTCAAACCAAAAGTAGTTATAATAGGAACTGGTTGGGTTGCAAGTGCCGGTATTACTATTTATCTGGCAGCAGAAAAAGAAAATAGGTATTCCTTACCTAATACAAGATATATGATACATCAACCATTAGGAGGAGTGAATGGTGCTGTTTCTGATATATTGATTGAAGCTGATGAGGTAATAAGAATACGTGAGAGAATAAATAGGATTATAAGTAATGCAACAGGTCAGCCTTTTGAAAAAGTGGAAAAAGACACTGATAGGAATTTTTGGTTAAGTGCAGAGGAAGCCATTAAATACGGAATAGTAAATAAAATCATTACAAAATATGAGGAATTGGAAAATATATAG
- a CDS encoding arsenate reductase family protein, whose translation MILICYPKCTTCQKAKKWLEVNCIAFEERNIKENNPAIEEVKDWHKKSGLPLKKFFNTSGLLYKELKLKDKLPTMSEEEQYSLLASDGMLVKRPIFIGDNFVLVGFNETDWKAVLDIE comes from the coding sequence ATGATATTAATATGTTATCCAAAATGTACTACTTGCCAGAAGGCTAAGAAATGGTTGGAGGTTAACTGCATAGCATTTGAAGAAAGGAATATTAAAGAAAATAATCCAGCAATAGAGGAAGTGAAAGACTGGCATAAAAAGAGTGGTCTTCCACTAAAGAAATTCTTTAATACCAGCGGACTGCTGTATAAAGAACTGAAGCTGAAGGACAAGCTCCCAACCATGAGTGAGGAGGAACAGTATAGTTTGCTGGCATCAGATGGTATGCTTGTAAAGCGTCCAATTTTCATTGGTGACAATTTTGTACTAGTAGGATTTAATGAAACTGATTGGAAAGCTGTACTTGATATCGAATAA
- a CDS encoding AraC family transcriptional regulator, whose translation MDYKDINPKIEYFNNRHATPNWFIQDSTINFIDLSYFSRGKAFYKVNGEYYEVNQGDLICIPKGSQRSATTDPDNPMETFSVNFQLYDTKGNDVELPFPLLSHVGTSEELLYLYNELTLVWLKKSPGFEIEARALVLMILHNYFKRFYYRNNVHNMDSRIQETIRYILSNLYNPIKVEELARNAGVTTAYFGTLFKKYTGSSVKEYINKMKINNAENILLSGEFSVKDVAYKCGFEDIFYFSKLFKRIKGYPPSKILLDKKMISSQY comes from the coding sequence ATGGATTACAAAGATATTAATCCTAAAATAGAGTATTTTAATAATAGACACGCTACTCCAAACTGGTTTATTCAAGACTCTACAATTAACTTTATAGATTTATCCTACTTCTCAAGAGGGAAAGCCTTTTACAAAGTGAATGGCGAATATTATGAAGTCAATCAAGGCGATCTCATTTGTATTCCGAAAGGTAGCCAGCGAAGTGCAACTACGGATCCAGACAACCCTATGGAAACATTTTCTGTAAATTTCCAATTATATGACACTAAAGGGAATGATGTTGAACTTCCTTTTCCATTGTTATCACATGTTGGCACATCAGAAGAATTGTTATATTTATATAATGAACTGACACTAGTGTGGTTGAAAAAAAGTCCAGGGTTTGAAATAGAAGCTCGCGCATTGGTCTTGATGATTCTTCATAATTATTTCAAGCGATTCTATTATAGAAATAACGTTCATAATATGGACAGCAGAATCCAAGAAACCATCAGATATATCCTAAGTAATCTCTACAATCCTATCAAAGTAGAAGAACTCGCCAGAAATGCCGGCGTAACAACCGCATATTTCGGAACACTTTTCAAAAAGTATACAGGTTCTTCTGTAAAGGAATATATTAATAAGATGAAAATCAACAATGCTGAAAATATTCTTCTTAGCGGAGAGTTTTCCGTAAAGGATGTTGCATATAAATGCGGCTTTGAAGATATTTTCTATTTCAGCAAGTTATTTAAAAGAATCAAGGGATATCCTCCCTCCAAAATCCTATTAGATAAAAAGATGATAAGCTCTCAATATTAA
- a CDS encoding flavodoxin family protein, whose translation MEVAVFHGSPRKGNTYKATRIFLDELTKYRDVQYREFFLPEAMPKFCTGCQLCFSNSYEKCPHSQYVTPILNTIINSDALIFTTPHFGACSMSSCMKNLLDHLDFLTMNVAPRVELFTKKAFIISTGSGSTAAIKPIKKYLKNWGINRVYSLGFRMFIDRWDKMTQRKQMKFEKKLRKAANIYYHAPQKSPYISTIFMYHISKFIVKKYVGIGKYPYEYWKEKGFFNN comes from the coding sequence ATGGAGGTTGCAGTGTTTCACGGTAGCCCACGAAAGGGTAATACCTATAAGGCTACAAGAATCTTTTTAGATGAGCTGACAAAATACAGAGATGTTCAATATAGAGAGTTTTTTCTTCCTGAAGCCATGCCTAAGTTTTGTACAGGGTGTCAACTGTGTTTTAGCAACTCATATGAAAAATGTCCTCATTCGCAATACGTAACTCCAATTTTGAATACAATAATTAATTCTGATGCACTGATATTTACTACTCCGCACTTTGGTGCTTGCAGTATGTCATCTTGTATGAAAAACTTATTGGATCATCTGGATTTTTTAACAATGAATGTTGCACCTAGAGTCGAACTTTTTACAAAGAAAGCATTTATCATTAGCACAGGTTCAGGTTCTACTGCAGCCATAAAGCCAATTAAGAAATATCTTAAGAATTGGGGTATTAATCGTGTCTACTCGCTTGGGTTCAGGATGTTCATTGATAGATGGGATAAAATGACGCAGCGAAAACAAATGAAATTTGAAAAAAAGCTACGTAAAGCTGCAAATATATATTATCATGCCCCACAAAAATCCCCATATATTTCTACGATTTTCATGTATCATATATCAAAGTTCATCGTAAAGAAATATGTTGGTATAGGCAAATATCCATATGAATATTGGAAGGAAAAAGGTTTTTTTAATAATTGA
- a CDS encoding chorismate--pyruvate lyase family protein yields the protein MIADKDENQLEFMSFDDFITKNEPLSLFQKILLATDGTVTDLLRLYTGESITVEKLEQQFTFSGEKEKSLCSNNTKILKRSVLLKSNRQNYVYAESIYMYELLSPWSQDKLLNTDMPIGLLWKKEKLDTYREIIGYWTEPCNSLAQYFGTQEQSLLLSRAYLVKHSQNIIGRIIEKFPITYFQSR from the coding sequence ATGATTGCTGACAAAGATGAAAATCAACTGGAATTTATGTCTTTTGATGACTTTATTACCAAAAATGAACCGTTAAGTTTGTTTCAAAAAATTCTTCTAGCTACAGATGGCACAGTTACAGATTTACTTAGACTATATACAGGTGAGTCTATCACTGTAGAAAAGTTGGAACAACAATTTACATTCAGCGGTGAAAAAGAAAAATCTCTATGCTCCAATAATACAAAAATTCTTAAAAGGAGCGTTTTACTAAAGAGCAATCGGCAGAATTATGTTTATGCTGAATCTATTTATATGTATGAACTTCTTTCTCCATGGAGCCAAGATAAATTACTTAATACTGATATGCCTATTGGATTGCTATGGAAGAAAGAAAAATTAGATACGTATCGAGAAATAATCGGATATTGGACTGAACCATGTAATTCACTGGCTCAATATTTTGGTACTCAAGAGCAATCATTGTTGTTATCTAGAGCCTATTTGGTTAAGCACAGTCAAAATATAATCGGACGAATTATTGAAAAGTTTCCAATCACCTATTTCCAGAGTAGATAG